The following proteins are co-located in the Deinococcus apachensis DSM 19763 genome:
- a CDS encoding flavin-containing monooxygenase: MTTHHQIAIIGSGFAGLGMAALLQRHGMEDFVIFERAGEVGGTWRDNTYPGCACDVKSDLYSFSFAPNPEWGHRYARQPEILEYLRRTADEFGLRPHIRFGHEVERAEWDDADSLWRIRTSDGQGGNNTFTARVLISGHGPLVEPKWPAIPGLESFSGPRFHSARWDHSAELRGKRVAVIGTGASSIQFVPEVQKEAAQLTVFQRSAPWIMPRMDTETSERRRALFRRYPALQRLSRQWIFGVAEARFLSFSNERVRRLAEDAGRKHLEAQVADPLLRARLTPNYRLGCKRVLVSDDYYPALTQPNVEVVTEPICEVRGSRLITADGAEREFDVLIGGTGFNATQPAIARVIHGRDGRSLAEVWQPHSAALHGTTVAGFPNLFLIVGPNTGLGHNSMVYIMEAQIRYILRALEYLEEGHLLSLEPRPEAQAAYNEAIQGKLLGSVWMQGGCTSWYIDEGGRNTSLWPERALNFRRTLAHFDPTLYRARLSPRPLAPLRSAAPRSA; this comes from the coding sequence GTGACCACGCACCACCAGATCGCCATCATCGGCAGCGGCTTCGCGGGGCTGGGCATGGCGGCTCTGCTTCAGCGGCATGGGATGGAGGACTTCGTGATCTTCGAGCGGGCCGGGGAGGTCGGCGGCACCTGGCGGGACAACACCTACCCGGGCTGCGCCTGCGACGTGAAGAGCGACCTGTACTCCTTCTCCTTCGCGCCCAACCCGGAGTGGGGCCACCGCTACGCCCGCCAGCCCGAGATTCTGGAGTACCTGCGCCGCACGGCGGACGAGTTTGGCCTCCGCCCCCACATCCGCTTCGGGCACGAGGTCGAGCGGGCCGAGTGGGACGACGCGGACTCGCTCTGGCGGATTCGGACGAGCGACGGCCAGGGCGGCAACAACACCTTCACTGCCCGCGTCCTGATCTCCGGGCACGGCCCGCTCGTCGAGCCGAAGTGGCCCGCGATCCCGGGGCTGGAGAGCTTCAGCGGTCCCCGTTTCCACTCCGCCCGCTGGGACCACTCGGCCGAGTTGCGCGGCAAGCGGGTGGCGGTGATCGGCACCGGGGCCTCCTCCATCCAGTTCGTCCCGGAGGTGCAGAAAGAGGCGGCGCAGCTCACGGTCTTCCAGCGGTCGGCCCCCTGGATCATGCCCCGGATGGACACGGAGACGAGTGAGCGCCGCCGCGCCCTCTTCCGCCGCTACCCGGCCCTGCAACGCCTCTCGCGGCAGTGGATTTTCGGGGTGGCCGAGGCCCGCTTCCTGAGCTTTTCCAACGAGCGGGTCAGGAGGCTGGCGGAGGACGCCGGGCGCAAGCATCTGGAGGCGCAGGTCGCGGACCCTCTGCTGCGCGCGAGGCTGACGCCCAATTACCGCCTGGGCTGTAAGCGAGTGCTGGTCTCCGACGACTACTACCCGGCCCTGACGCAGCCCAACGTCGAGGTCGTCACCGAGCCGATCTGCGAGGTGCGTGGCTCGCGCCTCATCACGGCGGACGGTGCCGAGCGGGAGTTCGACGTGCTCATCGGCGGAACGGGCTTCAACGCGACGCAGCCCGCCATTGCACGGGTGATCCACGGGCGGGACGGGCGCTCCCTCGCCGAGGTCTGGCAGCCCCATTCGGCGGCGCTGCACGGGACGACGGTGGCGGGCTTTCCCAACCTCTTCCTGATCGTGGGGCCGAACACCGGCCTCGGCCACAACAGCATGGTGTACATCATGGAGGCGCAGATCCGGTACATCTTGCGCGCGCTGGAGTACCTGGAGGAGGGGCACCTGCTCTCCCTGGAACCCCGCCCCGAGGCGCAGGCCGCGTACAACGAGGCGATTCAGGGCAAGCTGCTGGGCAGCGTCTGGATGCAGGGCGGCTGCACGAGCTGGTACATCGACGAGGGGGGGCGCAACACCTCGCTCTGGCCCGAGCGGGCCTTGAATTTCCGGCGCACCCTGGCTCATTTCGACCCCACGCTGTACCGCGCCCGGCTGAGCCCCCGGCCCCTCGCGCCCCTGCGGTCCGCCGCCCCCCGGAGCGCCTGA
- a CDS encoding alpha/beta fold hydrolase: MSSPAALPLPCAPSFTDVGGVRTRAVIAGEGPPLVLLHGIGRSLEDWEANLAPLSERHRVYALDLIGFGYTDKPDVPYSLAGLARFVAHFLDAVGETRPVTLIGNSLGGAVAQRFAATFPERTRGLILVNSAGFGREIAAILRVLTVPRLGELLLRSTKLSARQTVRSLFHDPRLATPERVAAALDLARQPGAARTFLRVLRDLGDWRGAKTVWREELLGRLAERRLPTLIVWGDHDLILPARLLDAARRHHPHAQFHLFRDTGHMPQLERAETFNRLALDFLQEVSV; this comes from the coding sequence ATGAGTTCGCCCGCCGCCCTTCCTCTCCCCTGCGCACCCAGCTTTACTGATGTGGGCGGGGTCCGTACCCGCGCCGTGATTGCGGGCGAAGGCCCTCCACTCGTCCTGCTGCACGGCATCGGCCGCAGTCTGGAGGACTGGGAGGCCAACCTTGCCCCCTTGAGTGAGCGGCACCGGGTCTACGCGCTCGACCTGATCGGCTTCGGCTACACCGACAAGCCGGACGTTCCGTACAGCCTGGCTGGCCTGGCGCGCTTCGTGGCCCACTTTCTGGACGCGGTCGGCGAGACGCGGCCCGTCACGCTGATCGGCAATTCGCTGGGCGGGGCAGTGGCGCAACGCTTCGCCGCCACGTTCCCGGAGCGCACCCGGGGCCTGATCCTGGTGAACAGCGCGGGGTTCGGGCGTGAGATCGCCGCCATCCTGCGAGTTCTCACGGTCCCGCGCCTGGGCGAACTGCTGCTGAGGTCCACGAAGCTCAGTGCCCGGCAAACAGTCCGCTCGCTCTTCCACGACCCTCGCCTCGCCACCCCGGAGCGGGTGGCCGCCGCGCTCGACCTGGCCCGGCAGCCCGGGGCAGCCCGCACGTTCCTGCGGGTGCTGCGCGACCTGGGGGACTGGCGCGGGGCGAAAACCGTGTGGCGCGAGGAGTTGCTGGGCCGCCTGGCGGAGCGGCGGCTTCCCACCCTGATCGTCTGGGGCGACCACGACCTCATCCTGCCCGCGAGGTTGCTGGACGCGGCCCGGCGCCATCATCCCCACGCCCAGTTCCACCTCTTCCGGGACACCGGGCACATGCCGCAACTGGAGCGCGCGGAGACCTTCAACCGCCTCGCCCTCGACTTCCTGCAGGAGGTTTCCGTGTGA
- the fdhF gene encoding formate dehydrogenase subunit alpha: MPSFDTHVTVNGVAQPATLGEPLVEVINRASVELPQVCYHPQLGPIQTCDTCLVEVNGELVRSCGTRVTAGQNVRTETTAARTSRKAAFDRLLGNHLLYCTVCDNNNGNCVVHNTTALLRVEHQATPYQPKPYAKDESNPFYRYDPDQCILCGRCVEACQNLQVNETLSINWEDPHPRVLWDGGSPINESSCVSCGHCVSVCPCNALMEKSMLGEAGLMTDLPLPVFHSAVDLVKAAEPSIGYGPILQLSDTESAMREGSVKRTKTVCTYCGVGCSFEVWTKERHILKIEPTHGPANGVSTCIKGKFGWDYVNSDKRLTTPLIRENGAFREASWDEAFNLIARRFGEIRAQHGPDALAFIASSKCTNEEAFLMQKLARAVVGTNNMDNCSRYCQSPATMGLWRTVGYGGDSGSIHDLEQAGLVIGIGTNTAESHPVLATRVKRAHKLHGQRLIVADLREHEMAQRADLFVRPVPGTDFVWLTAVAKYILDEGLEKKDFIAQWVNGLDDYRASIAGYTLAHAEEVTGISQDTLRQIAHEIVQADGTCIMWAMGVTQQCSGSETSTAISNLLLITGNYMRPGAGSYPLRGHNNVQGASDMGAMPNFVGGYQKIDDPAVQEKFTARWGVPLPQNKGLDNHEMVHAVHGGTLKAMYLKGEEMGLVDANANYVDAAFEKLDFFVVQDVFFSHTASFADVVLPASPSLEKDGTFTNTERRIQRLYRALEPLGDSRPDWEIIQGVANAMGAGWRYDHPSQIMDEVASLVPLYSGVTYDRLEGFRSLQWPVLPDGSDTPLLFTEGFPFPDRKARLYPAEFVAPQEAPDAEYDLHLNNGRMLEHFHEGNMTFKSAGITQKVPGSLVEVSPDLARERGLESGRYVRLVSRHGAVRVRVHVTDRVKGKQIYMPMNNPEARDAVNRLTGSHTDPSTHTPAYKDTAVRMEVLPEMGDNPLPRVNHRYGHPTPQRGVEVERKWRRADYRFPGALYNRISALRQTQPDAVGGDD, translated from the coding sequence TTGCCGTCTTTCGATACCCACGTCACCGTCAACGGAGTGGCGCAGCCCGCGACCCTCGGCGAGCCGCTGGTGGAGGTCATCAACCGCGCCTCGGTCGAGCTGCCCCAGGTGTGCTACCACCCGCAGCTCGGCCCCATCCAGACCTGCGACACCTGTCTGGTGGAGGTGAACGGCGAGCTCGTGCGCTCCTGCGGCACCCGCGTGACGGCGGGGCAGAACGTCCGCACCGAGACGACCGCCGCCCGCACCTCGCGCAAGGCCGCCTTCGACAGGCTCCTCGGCAACCACCTGCTGTACTGCACCGTCTGCGACAACAACAACGGCAACTGCGTGGTCCACAACACCACCGCGCTGCTCAGGGTCGAGCACCAAGCGACGCCCTACCAGCCCAAGCCCTACGCCAAGGACGAGTCCAACCCCTTCTACCGCTACGACCCCGACCAGTGCATCCTGTGCGGGCGCTGCGTGGAGGCCTGCCAGAACCTGCAGGTCAACGAGACCCTGAGCATCAACTGGGAGGACCCCCATCCCCGCGTGCTGTGGGACGGCGGCTCGCCCATCAACGAGTCGAGCTGCGTGAGCTGCGGCCACTGCGTCTCGGTGTGCCCCTGCAACGCCCTGATGGAGAAGTCCATGCTGGGCGAGGCGGGGCTGATGACGGACCTGCCGCTGCCGGTCTTCCACTCCGCGGTCGATCTGGTCAAGGCGGCGGAACCGTCCATCGGGTACGGCCCCATCCTGCAACTCTCCGACACAGAATCGGCGATGCGCGAGGGGTCGGTGAAGCGCACGAAGACGGTCTGCACCTACTGCGGGGTGGGCTGCTCCTTCGAGGTCTGGACCAAGGAGCGCCACATCCTCAAGATTGAACCGACGCACGGCCCCGCGAACGGCGTCTCCACCTGCATCAAGGGCAAGTTCGGCTGGGACTACGTGAACAGTGACAAGCGGCTGACCACGCCGCTGATCCGCGAGAACGGCGCCTTCCGCGAGGCGAGCTGGGACGAGGCGTTCAACCTCATCGCCCGCCGCTTCGGGGAGATTCGGGCGCAACACGGCCCGGACGCCCTGGCCTTCATCGCCTCCTCGAAATGCACGAATGAGGAAGCGTTCCTGATGCAGAAGCTCGCCCGCGCGGTGGTCGGCACTAACAACATGGACAACTGCTCGCGCTACTGCCAGAGCCCGGCCACGATGGGCCTGTGGCGCACGGTGGGCTATGGCGGCGACTCCGGCTCCATCCACGACCTCGAACAGGCGGGGCTCGTCATCGGCATCGGCACGAACACCGCCGAGTCGCACCCGGTCCTCGCCACCCGGGTCAAGCGGGCGCATAAATTGCACGGCCAGCGCCTGATCGTGGCCGACCTGCGCGAGCACGAGATGGCGCAGCGGGCCGACCTCTTCGTCCGCCCGGTGCCCGGCACCGACTTCGTGTGGCTCACCGCCGTGGCGAAGTACATCCTCGACGAGGGGCTGGAGAAGAAGGACTTCATCGCGCAGTGGGTGAACGGGCTGGACGACTACAGGGCGAGTATCGCCGGGTACACGCTCGCCCATGCCGAGGAGGTCACCGGCATCAGTCAGGACACCCTCAGGCAGATCGCCCACGAGATCGTGCAGGCGGACGGCACCTGCATCATGTGGGCGATGGGTGTGACCCAGCAGTGCAGCGGCAGTGAAACCTCGACGGCGATCTCCAACCTGCTGCTGATCACCGGGAACTATATGCGCCCTGGCGCCGGGTCCTACCCCTTGCGCGGGCACAACAACGTGCAGGGGGCGTCCGATATGGGCGCCATGCCCAACTTCGTGGGCGGCTACCAGAAGATTGATGACCCAGCCGTGCAGGAGAAGTTCACGGCGCGGTGGGGCGTGCCCCTCCCCCAGAACAAGGGCCTGGACAACCACGAGATGGTCCACGCGGTCCACGGGGGCACCTTGAAGGCCATGTACCTCAAGGGCGAGGAGATGGGCCTGGTGGACGCGAACGCCAACTACGTGGACGCGGCCTTCGAGAAGCTCGACTTCTTCGTGGTGCAGGACGTGTTCTTCAGCCACACGGCGAGCTTCGCCGATGTGGTCCTCCCCGCCAGCCCCAGCCTGGAGAAGGACGGCACCTTCACGAACACCGAGCGCCGCATTCAGCGCCTCTACCGCGCGCTGGAGCCGCTGGGCGACAGCAGGCCCGACTGGGAGATCATCCAAGGCGTCGCCAATGCGATGGGCGCGGGCTGGAGGTACGACCATCCCTCGCAGATCATGGACGAGGTCGCCTCGCTGGTGCCGCTGTACTCCGGCGTGACCTACGACCGGCTGGAGGGCTTCCGCTCGCTCCAGTGGCCAGTCCTGCCCGATGGCAGCGACACGCCGCTCCTCTTTACCGAGGGCTTCCCCTTTCCCGACCGCAAGGCGCGGCTCTACCCCGCCGAGTTCGTGGCCCCGCAGGAGGCCCCCGACGCCGAGTACGACCTGCACCTCAACAACGGGCGGATGCTGGAGCACTTCCACGAGGGGAACATGACCTTCAAGTCGGCGGGGATCACCCAGAAAGTGCCGGGGTCCCTCGTCGAGGTGTCGCCGGACCTCGCCCGCGAGCGTGGCCTGGAGAGCGGGCGGTACGTGAGGCTGGTCTCGCGTCACGGGGCCGTGCGCGTGCGCGTCCACGTGACGGACCGGGTGAAGGGCAAGCAGATTTACATGCCGATGAACAACCCGGAGGCCAGGGACGCCGTGAACCGCCTGACCGGGAGCCACACCGACCCCTCGACCCACACGCCCGCCTACAAGGACACGGCGGTGAGGATGGAGGTGCTGCCCGAGATGGGTGACAACCCGCTGCCGCGCGTCAACCACCGTTACGGGCATCCCACTCCCCAGCGGGGGGTGGAGGTCGAGCGCAAGTGGCGCCGGGCGGACTACCGCTTCCCAGGGGCGCTGTACAACCGCATCTCAGCGCTGCGCCAGACCCAGCCCGATGCGGTGGGAGGCGATGACTGA
- a CDS encoding DUF1641 domain-containing protein, with the protein MAKALDFDPRTLLPTPEERVAAGTAESADALLEAMELLRVLHEHRVLHTLVRVVQGGEGLAFHALEVLNEPGSVRAIRNALGAVKALGSIEPEALDTVTGALADGLQEGARRVREGERAGLGELLALVRDPDVGLALGALVGVLRGFGRGLREREAHGNLSEVPHT; encoded by the coding sequence ATGGCGAAGGCGCTGGACTTCGACCCCCGGACCCTGCTGCCCACTCCGGAGGAACGGGTGGCGGCGGGCACGGCGGAGAGCGCGGACGCGCTGCTGGAAGCCATGGAACTGCTGCGCGTGCTGCACGAGCACAGGGTGCTGCACACCCTCGTCCGGGTGGTGCAGGGCGGCGAGGGGCTGGCCTTCCACGCCCTGGAGGTGCTGAACGAGCCGGGCAGCGTGCGGGCCATCCGCAACGCGCTGGGAGCTGTTAAGGCGCTGGGCAGCATCGAGCCCGAGGCCCTGGACACGGTCACCGGGGCTCTGGCGGACGGGCTCCAGGAAGGCGCCCGCCGGGTGCGGGAGGGCGAGCGGGCGGGCCTGGGCGAACTCCTCGCCCTCGTGCGCGACCCCGATGTGGGGCTGGCCCTCGGCGCCCTCGTCGGCGTGCTGCGCGGCTTCGGGCGTGGCCTGCGCGAGCGCGAGGCGCACGGCAACCTCTCCGAGGTGCCCCATACCTGA
- the fdhD gene encoding formate dehydrogenase accessory sulfurtransferase FdhD, whose amino-acid sequence MTTARPASRPVLRYVDGAMAPVTDQVVVEEPLEIRLVSGGEEQSVGVTMRTPGTDHDLMRGFLYAEGAITSAQDILGISEWREGDLVAPNVLRVELRSGFEALRTLSRHTFTSSACGVCGTGSIERLALRASPAVWTRPPLDPEMVCALPTRLRAEQPLFDATGGLHAAGLFTPEGECLAAREDVGRHNAVDKLIGWSLEHDLLPLSDHILAVSSRAGFEIVQKAALAGLPVVCAVSAPTSLAIEVAESFGLTVLGFVREGRFNVYSFPERLRL is encoded by the coding sequence GTGACGACCGCCCGGCCCGCCTCCCGCCCCGTCCTGCGATATGTGGACGGCGCGATGGCCCCTGTCACCGATCAGGTGGTGGTCGAGGAACCGCTCGAAATTCGCCTTGTGTCCGGCGGCGAGGAACAGTCCGTCGGCGTCACCATGCGAACGCCCGGCACCGACCACGACCTCATGCGGGGCTTCCTGTATGCCGAGGGGGCCATCACCTCCGCGCAGGACATTCTGGGCATCTCGGAGTGGCGGGAGGGCGACCTCGTGGCCCCGAACGTGCTGCGGGTCGAACTGCGCTCGGGCTTCGAGGCGTTGCGGACCCTCTCGCGCCACACCTTCACGAGCAGCGCCTGCGGTGTGTGCGGCACGGGCAGCATCGAGCGGCTGGCCCTGCGCGCTTCTCCCGCCGTCTGGACCCGTCCGCCTCTTGACCCCGAAATGGTCTGCGCCCTGCCCACCCGGCTCCGCGCCGAACAACCGCTGTTTGACGCGACGGGCGGCCTGCACGCGGCGGGGCTCTTCACCCCCGAAGGCGAGTGCCTGGCCGCGCGCGAGGACGTGGGCCGCCACAACGCCGTCGACAAGCTCATCGGCTGGTCGCTGGAGCATGATCTTCTGCCCCTTTCCGACCACATCCTTGCCGTGAGCAGCCGGGCGGGCTTCGAGATCGTGCAGAAGGCGGCGCTAGCGGGCCTTCCCGTCGTCTGCGCCGTCTCCGCTCCCACCAGCCTCGCCATCGAAGTCGCCGAGAGCTTTGGACTCACCGTGCTGGGCTTCGTGCGGGAGGGCCGCTTCAACGTGTACAGCTTCCCGGAACGCCTGCGGCTTTGA
- a CDS encoding tryptophan 2,3-dioxygenase, producing the protein MSQAEHRTDRDAPERAHTDFGRRLSYGDYLRLDTLLSAHQPITGAHDEHLFITVHHVSEVWLSLIIRELQAAMALLEAGVTDEPLKMLTRVVRAQEQLTAAWGVLKTMTPADYLQFRGAFGEASGFQSAGYRMVEILLGNRNPVLLRPFEHRPDQHGPLHAALHAPSVYDLTLRLLAARGLPIPAEVLERDYTQPATEHSGVLDAWLTVYRDPERYWDLYELAEKLLDVEDNFRAWRFNHLTTVERTIGFKTGSGGTSGAGYLRRALNVVLFPELWQVRTSL; encoded by the coding sequence ATGAGCCAGGCGGAACACAGGACGGACCGGGACGCGCCGGAACGCGCCCACACCGACTTCGGGCGGCGGCTGAGCTACGGGGATTACCTGCGGCTGGACACGCTGCTCAGCGCCCACCAGCCCATCACGGGGGCGCACGACGAACACCTCTTCATCACGGTGCATCACGTCTCCGAGGTGTGGCTGAGCCTGATCATCCGGGAGCTTCAGGCCGCGATGGCGCTGCTGGAGGCGGGCGTGACCGACGAGCCGCTGAAGATGCTGACCCGGGTGGTGCGCGCCCAGGAGCAACTGACGGCGGCCTGGGGCGTGCTGAAGACGATGACCCCCGCCGACTACCTCCAGTTCCGCGGGGCTTTTGGCGAGGCGTCGGGCTTTCAATCGGCGGGCTACCGCATGGTCGAGATCCTGCTCGGGAACCGCAACCCGGTGCTGCTGCGGCCCTTCGAGCACCGCCCGGATCAGCACGGCCCGCTGCACGCCGCCCTGCACGCGCCCAGCGTGTACGACCTCACCCTGCGCCTCCTCGCCGCGCGGGGCCTGCCCATCCCCGCCGAGGTGCTGGAGCGGGACTACACCCAGCCCGCGACCGAGCATTCCGGGGTGCTGGACGCCTGGCTCACCGTCTACCGCGACCCGGAGCGCTACTGGGACCTGTACGAACTCGCCGAGAAGCTGCTCGACGTGGAGGACAACTTCCGGGCCTGGCGCTTCAACCACCTCACGACCGTGGAGCGCACCATCGGCTTCAAGACGGGGAGCGGCGGCACGAGCGGGGCGGGTTACCTGAGGCGGGCGCTGAACGTGGTCCTGTTTCCCGAGTTGTGGCAGGTGCGGACGAGTTTGTAG
- a CDS encoding VOC family protein has protein sequence MPSPILDLAGITLEVNHLPRGIRFYTQVLGLDLLDADEERGVAQFRVNEAQTLTLWKPITRQANDSRLAPLHARGASHLHYAWQIQPGDLDRGKATLDEHGLPWTEIDLGTPERPDPTVYFFDPFGHGLELRGINLADERRPTYLPVPVERPPHALPVMGLREVALAFADYPAMRARLPRAYGLAYAKEQEDRDFAQFTLGPEPEPDGNGTPRRWLYAWDPQVGLADMFGGDHALVQFYARVDEVLPRVRAEGLPHVLEDGRLAVRDPEGHIFEFLPPL, from the coding sequence ATGCCTTCCCCCATCCTCGACCTCGCGGGAATCACGCTGGAGGTCAACCACCTGCCCCGGGGCATCCGCTTCTACACCCAGGTGCTGGGGCTGGACCTGCTGGACGCCGACGAGGAGCGCGGCGTGGCGCAGTTCCGGGTCAACGAGGCCCAGACCCTCACCCTCTGGAAGCCGATCACCCGGCAGGCGAACGACTCGCGTCTGGCGCCCTTGCACGCTCGCGGCGCCTCCCACCTGCACTACGCCTGGCAGATTCAGCCGGGGGATCTGGACCGCGGCAAGGCGACCCTGGACGAACACGGCCTGCCCTGGACCGAGATCGACCTGGGCACCCCCGAGCGGCCCGATCCCACCGTGTACTTCTTCGACCCCTTCGGTCACGGGCTGGAGTTGCGCGGCATCAACCTCGCCGACGAGCGAAGGCCGACCTATCTGCCTGTGCCGGTGGAGCGGCCCCCGCACGCCCTCCCGGTGATGGGGCTGCGCGAGGTCGCCCTGGCTTTCGCTGACTATCCGGCGATGAGGGCCCGGCTCCCCCGCGCCTACGGCCTCGCCTACGCCAAGGAGCAGGAGGACCGCGACTTCGCCCAGTTCACCCTGGGGCCCGAACCCGAACCCGACGGCAACGGGACGCCCCGGCGCTGGCTGTACGCCTGGGACCCGCAGGTGGGCCTGGCCGACATGTTCGGCGGCGACCACGCCCTGGTGCAGTTTTACGCGCGGGTGGACGAGGTGCTGCCCCGGGTGCGGGCGGAGGGCCTGCCCCACGTGCTGGAGGACGGGCGGCTGGCCGTGCGCGATCCCGAGGGGCATATCTTCGAGTTCCTGCCCCCGCTTTGA
- a CDS encoding family 1 glycosylhydrolase, whose translation MRPLDRLELWVGVEPTVSRIGDSVQDQLILSGFHERLEDIDRLASLGATRVRFPVLWERTAPSGLDQADWTWADARLARLAERGLDPIVGLVHHGGGPLHTHLLDPEFVPGLTAYARAVAERYPHLGTYTPVNEPLTTARFSALYGHWYPHARDDHSFWRALMHQLQATVLAMRAIREVNPGAELLQTEDMGLVSARPTLREQADFENERRWLSFDLLLGRVDRDHPMWSYLRWVGATEREILWFAENPCPPDVLGLNAYVTSERFLDDRVGHYRGGHHGGFHGGNGRRAYVDVEAVRVQGQPIGGPCGRLYEADARYGLPLALTEVHLACTREEQLRWLHETWQQAQSARADGVDVRAVTAWSALGAFDWNSLLTRQNGHYESGLWDVRAPQPRPTALAQLARHLATGAPLGPAQAVLEGPGWWRRADRLRFPPEGPLHAETPDGPPLLVAVPGRLGERLLEACGGRGLPARRLALGKVQTALELERPWAVVAAAGSFGDAGHLGALATACAARGLPLLLLSSAQVFAGDAARPLLESDAPNPTRAGGMRQRLGEEAVLAAHPGALVIRSGPLFDVGETEGFSAALLRAIRAGRPFPAPTGGAVSPTFLPDLLHHALDLLLDGETGVWHLPNGGAVSWFEWAEMLARAARLDPGRVRAVSPARLVSPASWPALASERGWPMPSLEDAVARWSPVPATRQADPRAPEYVGGRP comes from the coding sequence ATGCGTCCGCTAGACCGGCTGGAGCTGTGGGTGGGGGTGGAGCCCACCGTCAGCCGCATCGGGGACAGCGTGCAGGACCAGCTGATCCTCAGCGGCTTTCATGAGCGGCTGGAGGACATCGACCGGCTGGCGTCCCTGGGCGCGACCCGGGTGCGCTTTCCGGTGCTGTGGGAGCGCACGGCCCCGTCGGGGCTGGACCAGGCCGACTGGACCTGGGCGGACGCGCGGCTCGCACGCCTCGCCGAACGTGGCCTCGATCCCATCGTCGGGCTCGTCCACCACGGGGGTGGGCCACTACACACCCACCTGCTCGACCCGGAATTCGTCCCCGGCCTGACCGCCTATGCCCGGGCGGTGGCCGAGCGCTATCCGCACCTGGGCACCTACACGCCGGTCAACGAGCCCCTCACGACCGCGCGCTTTTCCGCCCTGTACGGCCACTGGTATCCCCACGCGCGCGACGACCACTCCTTCTGGCGAGCGCTGATGCACCAGCTTCAGGCGACGGTGCTGGCGATGCGGGCGATCCGCGAGGTCAATCCGGGGGCCGAACTGCTGCAAACGGAAGATATGGGGCTGGTCAGCGCCCGCCCCACACTGCGCGAACAGGCGGACTTCGAGAACGAGCGGCGCTGGCTGTCCTTCGACCTGCTGCTGGGCCGGGTGGACCGGGATCACCCCATGTGGTCCTACCTGCGCTGGGTGGGGGCCACCGAGAGGGAAATCCTGTGGTTCGCCGAGAACCCCTGCCCCCCCGACGTGCTGGGCCTGAACGCCTACGTCACCAGCGAGCGCTTTCTGGACGACCGGGTGGGGCACTACCGGGGCGGGCATCACGGGGGCTTTCACGGCGGCAACGGGCGGCGCGCCTACGTGGATGTCGAGGCCGTCCGGGTGCAGGGCCAGCCCATCGGCGGCCCCTGCGGGCGGCTGTACGAGGCGGACGCGCGCTACGGCCTGCCCCTGGCACTGACCGAGGTGCATCTCGCCTGCACCCGTGAGGAGCAACTGCGCTGGCTGCACGAGACCTGGCAGCAGGCGCAGTCGGCCCGAGCCGACGGGGTGGACGTGCGCGCCGTGACCGCCTGGTCGGCGCTGGGGGCCTTCGACTGGAACTCTCTGCTGACCCGACAGAACGGCCACTACGAGAGCGGCCTGTGGGACGTGCGGGCGCCGCAGCCCCGCCCCACGGCCCTGGCCCAGCTCGCCCGCCACCTGGCAACCGGGGCACCCCTGGGCCCCGCGCAGGCCGTGCTGGAGGGCCCCGGCTGGTGGCGCCGCGCCGACCGGCTGCGCTTTCCCCCGGAAGGCCCCCTCCATGCCGAGACCCCCGACGGCCCCCCGCTGCTGGTCGCCGTTCCGGGACGGCTGGGTGAGCGGCTGCTGGAGGCCTGCGGGGGGCGCGGCCTGCCCGCCCGGCGCCTGGCGCTGGGAAAGGTCCAGACCGCCCTGGAACTCGAGCGTCCCTGGGCAGTCGTGGCCGCAGCGGGCAGCTTCGGAGATGCCGGGCACCTGGGCGCGCTGGCGACGGCCTGTGCCGCGCGGGGGCTCCCCCTGCTGCTGCTGTCCTCGGCCCAGGTCTTCGCTGGGGATGCCGCCCGGCCCCTCCTGGAATCGGACGCGCCCAACCCCACTCGTGCTGGGGGAATGCGGCAGCGGCTGGGAGAGGAGGCCGTTCTCGCCGCCCATCCCGGCGCGCTGGTGATCCGCAGCGGCCCCCTTTTCGACGTGGGGGAGACGGAGGGCTTTTCGGCCGCCCTGCTGCGCGCCATTCGGGCCGGGCGGCCCTTCCCGGCGCCCACGGGCGGGGCCGTGTCACCCACCTTCCTGCCCGACCTGCTGCACCACGCCCTCGACCTGCTGCTCGACGGCGAGACGGGCGTGTGGCACCTCCCCAACGGGGGGGCGGTGTCGTGGTTCGAATGGGCGGAAATGCTCGCGCGGGCGGCCCGTCTCGACCCGGGGAGGGTGCGGGCCGTCTCTCCGGCGCGGCTGGTGTCCCCGGCCTCCTGGCCCGCCCTCGCCAGCGAGCGGGGGTGGCCGATGCCGAGTCTGGAGGATGCCGTGGCCCGGTGGTCGCCCGTCCCCGCCACGCGGCAGGCGGACCCCCGGGCGCCCGAGTACGTGGGTGGGCGGCCCTGA